A genomic segment from Spinacia oleracea cultivar Varoflay chromosome 3, BTI_SOV_V1, whole genome shotgun sequence encodes:
- the LOC110786986 gene encoding uncharacterized protein, which yields MSCSYSGEYQNNMYDRVASSVISNNNSSISENCVLSSMNDLRVTKKKCRGSKRQSAVTILNADASNFRALVQQLTGRPSEPTRLRPKKGPLNINFSKAKQVDPRLIFPFEHSTNRYHQPLHIQYKQQGFTEYHQVDHLMSSSSQSSIPIFSDIQTNNLTQDFYDIDLDIDQCLEELASFSHQT from the coding sequence atgtcgTGTAGTTATTCAGGTGAATATCAAAATAATATGTATGATAGAGTGGCCTCATCAGTGATCTCGAATAACAATAGCAGTATTAGTGAAAATTGTGTATTAAGTAGTATGAATGATTTGAGGGTAACGAAGAAGAAGTGTAGGGGTTCAAAGAGACAGTCAGCGGTGACTATATTGAACGCAGATGCATCCAATTTTCGAGCTTTGGTGCAGCAGCTAACAGGCCGCCCTAGCGAGCCTACTAGATTAAGGCCAAAGAAGGGTCcgcttaatattaatttcagCAAAGCAAAACAAGTTGATCCACGACTTATATTCCCGTTTGAGCACAGTACTAACAGGTACCATCAGCCTTTACATATTCAATATAAGCAACAAGGTTTTACGGAATATCATCAAGTTGATCATTTGATGTCATCGAGTAGCCAATCATCAATTCCAATATTCTCTGATATTCAAACCAACAATTTAACCcaggatttttatgatattgatCTCGATATCGATCAGTGTTTGGAAGAGCTAGCTAGTTTCAGTCACCAGACTTAA